In Tepidimonas taiwanensis, the following are encoded in one genomic region:
- the cysS gene encoding cysteine--tRNA ligase — MTLRIYNSLTRRLDPLVPLEPGHVRMYVCGMTVYDLCHLGHARSMVAFDVVQRWLKASGYRVTYVRNITDIDDKIIARALKNGETIRHLTDRMIDALHADADALGIERPTHEPRATEYVPQMLGLIGRLEAKGLAYRSDNGDVNYPVRAFPGYGKLSGKSLDELRAGERVAVGDGKRDPLDFVLWKAAKPEEPDEAKWDSPYGAGRPGWHIECSAMSCALLGESFDIHGGGADLQFPHHENEIAQSEGATGRPLAQIWMHNGFVRVDNEKMSKSLGNFFTIREVLQKFDAETVRFFIVRAHYRSPLNYSDQHLEDARAALKRLYTALQAVPPQPVALDWAEPHAARFKAAMDEDFGTPEAVAVLFELAGEVNRSRDARLSGLLRALGGTLGLLQQDPSAYLRSGAGLDEATIAARIAERAAAKAARDFATADRIRAELAAQGIVLKDGPGGTTWERA, encoded by the coding sequence ATGACCCTGCGCATCTACAACTCGCTCACGCGCCGGCTGGACCCGCTCGTGCCGCTGGAGCCCGGCCATGTCCGCATGTACGTCTGCGGCATGACGGTGTACGACCTGTGCCACCTGGGGCACGCCCGCTCGATGGTGGCGTTCGACGTCGTGCAGCGCTGGCTCAAGGCCAGCGGCTACCGCGTCACCTACGTGCGCAACATCACCGACATCGACGACAAGATCATCGCGCGGGCGCTCAAGAATGGCGAGACGATCCGGCACCTGACGGACCGCATGATCGACGCGCTGCACGCCGACGCCGATGCGCTCGGCATCGAGCGGCCGACCCACGAGCCGCGCGCCACCGAGTACGTTCCGCAGATGCTCGGCCTGATCGGCCGGCTGGAGGCCAAGGGGCTTGCCTACCGCAGCGACAACGGCGACGTCAATTACCCGGTGCGCGCGTTTCCCGGCTACGGCAAGCTCTCGGGCAAGAGCCTGGACGAGCTGCGCGCGGGCGAGCGCGTGGCGGTGGGCGACGGCAAGCGCGACCCGCTGGACTTCGTGCTGTGGAAAGCGGCCAAGCCGGAAGAGCCCGATGAAGCCAAATGGGACAGCCCCTACGGCGCGGGCCGCCCGGGCTGGCACATCGAGTGCTCGGCGATGAGCTGCGCGTTGCTGGGCGAGAGTTTCGACATCCACGGCGGCGGCGCGGATTTGCAGTTTCCCCACCACGAGAACGAAATCGCGCAAAGCGAAGGGGCGACGGGCCGACCGCTGGCGCAGATCTGGATGCACAACGGCTTCGTGCGCGTGGACAACGAGAAGATGTCCAAGAGCCTGGGCAACTTCTTCACCATCCGCGAGGTGCTCCAGAAGTTCGACGCCGAGACGGTGCGCTTTTTCATCGTGCGCGCGCACTACCGCAGCCCGCTCAACTACAGCGACCAGCACCTGGAGGACGCGCGCGCGGCGCTCAAGCGCCTCTACACGGCGCTGCAGGCCGTGCCGCCGCAGCCGGTGGCGCTCGACTGGGCGGAACCGCACGCCGCGCGCTTCAAGGCCGCGATGGACGAGGACTTCGGCACGCCGGAGGCGGTGGCGGTGCTGTTCGAACTCGCCGGCGAGGTCAACCGCTCGCGCGACGCGCGCCTGAGCGGCCTGCTGCGGGCGCTCGGGGGGACGCTGGGCCTGCTGCAGCAGGATCCCTCCGCCTATTTGCGCTCGGGCGCCGGGCTGGACGAAGCGACGATTGCCGCACGCATCGCCGAGCGTGCCGCGGCCAAGGCGGCGCGCGATTTCGCCACCGCCGACCGCATCCGGGCCGAACTGGCCGCGCAGGGTATCGTCCTCAAGGACGGCCCCGGCGGCACGACGTGGGAGCGGGCGTGA
- a CDS encoding DNA-3-methyladenine glycosylase family protein, which translates to MRSSPTLARAAHGRGAVCTPPYWADACAHLGARDRVMARLIAQYPDGCLVSRGDPFLTLMRSVVGQQISVKAAQAVWDRLEGLLGVCTPHAVLACGPEALRAAGLSARKVEYVTDLARHFADGRLDPTAWHAMEDEAIIRELVAIRGIGRWTAEMFLIFHLMRPDVLPLDDVGLIRGISVSYFSGEPVSRSEAREVASAWAPYRSVATWYIWRSLDPLPVAY; encoded by the coding sequence GTGCGGTCATCGCCCACCCTGGCGCGGGCGGCCCACGGGCGCGGTGCCGTGTGCACGCCGCCCTACTGGGCGGACGCGTGCGCGCACCTCGGCGCGCGCGACCGGGTGATGGCGCGGCTGATCGCCCAGTACCCGGACGGTTGCCTGGTGTCCCGCGGCGATCCGTTCCTGACCCTGATGCGCAGCGTCGTCGGGCAGCAGATCTCGGTGAAGGCGGCGCAGGCCGTGTGGGACCGGCTGGAAGGGCTGCTTGGCGTGTGCACGCCGCACGCGGTGTTGGCCTGCGGCCCCGAGGCGCTGCGCGCGGCGGGCCTGAGCGCGCGCAAGGTGGAGTATGTGACCGACCTGGCGCGGCACTTCGCGGACGGGCGGCTCGACCCCACCGCGTGGCACGCGATGGAAGACGAAGCGATCATCCGCGAGCTCGTCGCAATCCGCGGCATCGGTCGCTGGACCGCGGAGATGTTTTTGATCTTTCACCTGATGCGCCCCGACGTGCTGCCGCTGGACGACGTCGGGTTGATCCGGGGCATCAGCGTCAGCTATTTCTCCGGTGAGCCCGTCAGCCGCAGCGAGGCGCGCGAGGTCGCCAGCGCGTGGGCCCCGTACCGCAGCGTGGCGACTTGGTATATTTGGCGCTCGCTGGACCCGTTGCCGGTGGCGTACTGA
- a CDS encoding acetyl-CoA carboxylase carboxyltransferase subunit alpha, whose translation MAKRNFLDFEQPIAELEAKIEELRYVQTESAVDISDEIERLSKKSQQLTKEIYSKLTPWQVTKIARHSDRPYTLDYVREIFTHWTELHGDRHFADDQSIVAGLARFNGQPCAVIGHQKGRDTKERALRNFGMTKPEGYRKALRVMKLAEKFRLPIFTFVDTPGAYPGIDAEERNQSEAIGRNIFEMAQLEVPIISTIIGEGGSGGALAIAVADQVLMLQYAVYSVISPEGCASILWKTADKAPEAAEALGITAHRLKALGLVDKIVNEPVGGAHRDPQQMAAMLKRALAESLRQVADLDPAALIERRHARLNAYGRFTDTKAERA comes from the coding sequence TTGGCCAAACGCAACTTTCTGGATTTCGAGCAGCCGATCGCGGAACTCGAAGCCAAGATCGAAGAGCTGCGCTACGTGCAGACGGAATCGGCGGTCGACATCTCCGACGAGATCGAGCGCCTGAGCAAAAAGAGCCAGCAGCTCACGAAGGAGATCTACAGCAAGCTCACGCCGTGGCAGGTGACCAAGATCGCCCGCCACAGCGACCGCCCCTATACGCTCGACTACGTGCGCGAGATCTTCACGCACTGGACCGAGCTGCACGGCGACCGCCACTTCGCCGACGACCAGAGCATCGTCGCGGGGCTGGCGCGCTTCAACGGCCAGCCGTGCGCCGTCATCGGGCACCAGAAGGGGCGCGATACCAAGGAGCGGGCGCTGCGCAACTTCGGCATGACCAAGCCCGAGGGCTACCGCAAGGCGCTGCGCGTGATGAAGCTGGCGGAGAAGTTCCGGCTGCCGATCTTCACCTTCGTCGACACGCCCGGTGCCTATCCGGGCATCGACGCGGAGGAGCGCAACCAGTCCGAGGCCATTGGGCGCAACATCTTCGAGATGGCGCAGCTCGAAGTGCCCATCATCAGCACCATCATCGGCGAAGGCGGCTCGGGCGGGGCGCTCGCGATCGCGGTGGCCGACCAGGTGCTGATGCTGCAGTACGCGGTGTACTCCGTCATCAGCCCGGAGGGCTGTGCGTCGATCCTGTGGAAGACCGCCGACAAGGCGCCGGAAGCGGCCGAGGCGCTGGGCATCACCGCGCACCGGCTCAAGGCGCTCGGCCTCGTCGACAAGATCGTCAACGAGCCGGTGGGCGGTGCCCACCGCGACCCGCAGCAGATGGCGGCGATGCTCAAGCGCGCGCTGGCCGAGTCGCTGCGGCAGGTGGCCGACCTCGACCCCGCTGCGTTGATCGAGCGCCGCCATGCCCGGCTCAACGCCTACGGGCGCTTCACCGACACCAAGGCCGAGCGCGCCTGA